In a genomic window of Candidatus Poribacteria bacterium:
- a CDS encoding DUF5916 domain-containing protein encodes MKIVSDFWCVWVLFLIFCALQFPSTVRAETETESAHRIATAVRIKGTPPQLDGVLDDDIWRAAPLHEGFRQRDPDEGQPASQRTTFQVVYDDEAVYFGIMCYDNEPDKIVSRLVRRDDFVESDKVQIILDPHYNRQRGFSFTIYPSGSVIDGIVGGGGPDGWNNAWDGVWEAKTRIHENGWAVECKIPFYMFRFSPKDRYIWGLQVEREISRRKERSHWRLIKKGTPGWISHFGDLVGIENIHPSRHLELIPYTMGRTTLNSEADLWGSVGGDIQYGITSGITLNATINPDFGQVEADPATLNLSAYEEFFEERRPFFVKGASNFNFGAWEKQFFYSRRIGRQPGHFEIPEGATELSRPEATTILGAAKIIGRTNSNTSFGIMEAVTAPEYVQIKKNGKNRDHLVEPLTNYFVGRVKQDVLKGNSYIGLVTTAVNRQASNAAYVSGLDWDLKLAKERYQISGMLAASQVGELAARKSGYLANIEFEKQGGWWRLDTSFDVLSPDFEINDIGYVRRGDMMRWFYDLMFKKEQPFSIFREVTLGFYGWREWNYDGVSIGRYSEIWTYGKLKNYWEYDLWVGRNLESFNDEDVRRGGTLIKNPAGWWIFTQLRTDSRKMVQLELNPIFAWDDDNKSSEKEVSLRLNIRPVSNIELSIGPMYRYRIFDAQWIELVEENVNGHIKNHYVYGELTSQTLDFTTRANISFTPTLSLQFYVQPFITIGDYSNFKELVEPRSYQFKPYPLKRNPDFHIRSLRGNTVLRWEFRPGSTLFLVWSQSREISLEDVGDAELEFRPVDRLRSSFTDPGKDIFLIKCRYWFGI; translated from the coding sequence TTGAAAATTGTATCGGACTTTTGGTGTGTTTGGGTGTTGTTTTTGATATTTTGTGCCTTACAATTCCCAAGCACGGTGCGGGCTGAGACAGAAACAGAATCCGCTCACAGAATTGCGACGGCTGTCCGTATTAAAGGGACACCCCCGCAATTAGACGGCGTTTTAGATGATGACATCTGGCGGGCCGCGCCTCTTCATGAAGGCTTTCGCCAACGCGATCCAGATGAAGGACAACCTGCTTCCCAACGCACTACATTTCAAGTCGTTTACGATGATGAGGCGGTCTATTTTGGGATTATGTGCTATGACAATGAGCCTGATAAAATTGTATCACGGCTCGTCAGGCGCGACGATTTCGTTGAATCCGATAAAGTCCAAATTATTCTTGATCCGCACTACAACCGGCAACGTGGTTTCTCGTTTACTATCTATCCGTCCGGTTCTGTAATAGATGGCATTGTTGGAGGCGGTGGTCCGGACGGTTGGAACAATGCATGGGACGGCGTGTGGGAGGCAAAAACCCGTATCCACGAGAATGGGTGGGCAGTAGAGTGTAAAATACCATTTTATATGTTCCGCTTCTCACCGAAAGATAGATATATTTGGGGACTGCAGGTAGAACGAGAGATTAGTCGCAGAAAAGAGCGTTCCCATTGGCGACTGATTAAGAAAGGCACACCGGGCTGGATTTCACATTTCGGGGACCTGGTAGGAATTGAGAATATCCATCCGTCTCGTCATCTGGAATTAATACCATACACTATGGGCAGAACAACCTTGAATAGCGAGGCTGATTTGTGGGGGAGTGTTGGGGGTGATATTCAATACGGTATTACTTCTGGCATCACGCTCAACGCCACAATCAACCCTGATTTTGGACAGGTAGAAGCCGATCCTGCGACTTTAAATCTTTCTGCTTATGAAGAGTTTTTCGAGGAGCGTAGACCCTTTTTTGTCAAGGGCGCATCCAATTTTAACTTCGGCGCATGGGAGAAACAATTCTTTTATTCACGGCGGATTGGACGGCAGCCGGGGCATTTTGAGATTCCAGAGGGTGCAACGGAACTGAGTCGTCCAGAAGCGACGACGATTCTGGGTGCTGCCAAAATCATCGGGAGGACCAACAGCAACACCTCCTTTGGCATCATGGAAGCTGTCACTGCGCCAGAATATGTGCAGATTAAAAAGAACGGTAAGAATCGTGATCACCTTGTGGAGCCATTGACAAATTATTTTGTCGGTAGAGTCAAGCAGGATGTTTTAAAAGGTAATTCATACATCGGGTTGGTGACAACAGCCGTAAACCGGCAGGCTTCCAACGCCGCGTATGTCAGTGGACTTGACTGGGACTTGAAGCTTGCGAAAGAGCGGTACCAGATAAGCGGGATGCTCGCAGCAAGCCAAGTGGGAGAATTGGCGGCACGTAAGTCGGGTTATCTCGCAAATATTGAATTTGAAAAACAGGGTGGATGGTGGCGGCTTGATACCAGTTTTGATGTTCTTTCCCCAGACTTTGAAATAAATGATATAGGTTACGTTCGGCGCGGCGATATGATGAGATGGTTTTATGACCTCATGTTTAAGAAAGAGCAGCCGTTTAGCATTTTTCGAGAAGTTACGCTTGGGTTCTATGGGTGGCGAGAATGGAATTATGACGGCGTTAGCATCGGTCGCTACTCTGAGATATGGACGTACGGTAAACTGAAAAACTATTGGGAGTATGATCTGTGGGTCGGTCGGAATTTGGAGTCGTTTAACGACGAAGATGTCCGACGCGGTGGAACACTGATTAAAAATCCTGCGGGGTGGTGGATTTTTACCCAACTTAGGACCGATAGTCGTAAAATGGTTCAACTTGAACTGAATCCAATCTTCGCGTGGGACGATGATAACAAAAGTTCTGAGAAAGAAGTAAGCCTCCGCCTGAACATTCGCCCTGTATCGAACATTGAGTTAAGTATTGGACCGATGTATCGTTACCGTATTTTCGATGCCCAGTGGATCGAGTTAGTTGAGGAGAACGTCAATGGTCACATCAAGAACCACTACGTCTATGGGGAACTGACGAGTCAAACGCTCGACTTCACGACGCGCGCGAACATTAGTTTCACACCGACGCTAAGCCTTCAGTTCTATGTGCAGCCGTTTATTACCATCGGGGATTATTCAAACTTCAAAGAGTTAGTTGAGCCGAGATCGTATCAGTTCAAACCGTACCCACTGAAGCGAAATCCGGATTTCCATATACGGTCTTTACGTGGTAATACCGTTCTGCGTTGGGAATTCCGTCCGGGGAGTACACTGTTTTTGGTCTGGTCTCAGTCAAGAGAAATAAGTTTGGAAGATGTTGGAGACGCTGAACTTGAGTTTCGTCCGGTGGATCGTTTGCGAAGCAGTTTCACAGATCCGGGGAAGGATATCTTCCTGATTAAATGTCGGTATTGGTTTGGTATATAA
- a CDS encoding DUF4159 domain-containing protein: protein MVDAVQITDAAFFESPIIFMEPVPSSSVKNQSNGLLSNAVWQVSGDRPSFGYTDREAQRIREYVINRGGFIYMPTHGNTELAMQPALRVLRQILPEYHLVSIPHDHEIYNSFYELNGPLRFPVRKIGSTILHHGPYSQLQGVFIDDRLAVLVDTEAMIHVMDGAVQKPFFGHYQDRNKILDEFAPAAARQLINVVIYAVTHGNISDYSNYIPEDALADGDVDSVPKTAPNVADRL, encoded by the coding sequence ATGGTTGACGCAGTCCAAATTACGGATGCTGCGTTTTTTGAGTCACCGATTATCTTTATGGAACCCGTTCCCAGCTCCTCAGTCAAGAACCAGAGTAATGGATTGCTGAGTAATGCCGTCTGGCAGGTCAGCGGAGACCGTCCTTCCTTCGGTTATACCGATCGGGAAGCGCAGCGGATTCGTGAATATGTTATCAACCGCGGCGGGTTCATCTATATGCCCACCCATGGAAACACGGAGTTAGCGATGCAGCCTGCACTACGGGTTTTGCGTCAGATTCTTCCTGAATACCATCTGGTTTCCATCCCGCATGACCATGAGATTTACAATAGTTTCTATGAGTTGAACGGACCCCTCCGGTTTCCTGTCCGAAAAATTGGGAGTACGATTCTTCATCACGGTCCCTATAGTCAGTTACAGGGCGTGTTTATTGATGACCGATTGGCGGTTCTCGTGGATACAGAAGCTATGATACACGTAATGGATGGTGCGGTGCAGAAACCGTTCTTCGGTCACTATCAGGACCGGAATAAGATTTTGGACGAGTTCGCACCGGCTGCGGCCCGACAACTCATCAACGTTGTTATCTATGCGGTAACCCACGGGAACATCTCGGATTATAGCAACTATATCCCGGAAGATGCGCTCGCTGATGGCGACGTAGACAGCGTCCCCAAGACAGCACCAAATGTTGCGGATCGGTTGTGA
- a CDS encoding sulfurtransferase → MADYANPDVLVSTEWVAAHGGDDGVRLLEVDVDTEAYGEGHIAGAVGLNWETQLCDQVRRDILTKEQFEALCNDSGIANDTTIIFYGDNNNWFATYALWQFRYYGHDESKLKVMNGGRQKWIDEGRALVTDVPNYATTGYQAKFPDDNVRATAGTVRETLGQGVVNLVDVRSPAEFTGEVIAPPGMSETAQRGGHIPGAANIPWATAVAEDGTFKSHDELQAIYGGAGVDENKETVAYCRIGERSSHTWFVLKYLLGYEKVRNYDGSWTEWGNLVGAPIARD, encoded by the coding sequence ATGGCTGATTACGCAAATCCTGATGTTTTAGTGAGTACGGAATGGGTGGCTGCACACGGTGGTGATGATGGTGTTCGGTTGCTTGAAGTTGATGTGGATACCGAGGCGTATGGTGAAGGGCATATCGCTGGCGCAGTCGGGCTCAATTGGGAGACTCAGTTGTGCGACCAGGTTCGACGCGATATCCTCACGAAAGAGCAGTTTGAGGCACTCTGCAATGACAGTGGTATCGCTAATGACACAACGATTATCTTCTACGGCGATAATAACAACTGGTTCGCGACGTATGCCTTATGGCAATTCCGCTACTACGGTCACGACGAAAGCAAACTCAAGGTGATGAATGGCGGTCGCCAGAAATGGATTGATGAAGGCAGAGCACTTGTCACCGATGTTCCGAACTACGCCACTACAGGGTACCAGGCGAAGTTTCCTGATGATAATGTCCGCGCTACAGCCGGTACCGTTCGTGAGACACTCGGGCAAGGTGTCGTTAATCTTGTTGATGTTCGTTCACCTGCTGAATTTACCGGTGAAGTCATTGCTCCCCCTGGCATGAGCGAAACTGCACAACGTGGCGGACATATCCCCGGTGCAGCAAATATCCCATGGGCAACAGCAGTGGCTGAAGATGGTACCTTTAAGTCTCACGACGAACTGCAAGCCATTTACGGTGGTGCAGGAGTTGATGAGAATAAGGAGACCGTTGCCTATTGCCGTATTGGTGAACGTTCATCGCACACGTGGTTTGTGTTAAAGTACCTACTCGGTTATGAAAAGGTCCGCAACTACGATGGGAGTTGGACAGAGTGGGGTAATCTCGTGGGCGCACCCATCGCACGCGACTAA
- a CDS encoding 6-carboxytetrahydropterin synthase, whose product MYYLTRQTAFEASHYKRIPELSDAENFKLFGAAANPSSHGHNYVLEVMVKGDVDADNGMVINLVTLDALLKTEVLANYDHKHLNQQHPVFAGNPHLQPTCENITIEIWQRLEPSLPDGMLHRVRLYESATNFADYHGEGPVVYLTKVYDFSSAHRLHSHVLSDEENRDIFGKCNNPAGHGHNYVLEVTVKGDVDPRTGLVAGLDFLDEVVQKQVYTRFDYKHLNLDTPEFEKLNPTSENFVKVIWDVLEPNLRPVALYRLRLRETPKNHFDYYGE is encoded by the coding sequence ATGTATTACTTAACCCGACAGACGGCGTTTGAAGCATCACATTACAAACGTATACCTGAATTGAGCGATGCAGAAAACTTTAAGCTGTTCGGTGCCGCTGCGAATCCAAGTAGTCATGGGCATAACTATGTCCTTGAGGTGATGGTGAAAGGCGACGTGGATGCCGATAACGGGATGGTTATCAATCTGGTAACGTTGGATGCGCTGTTGAAGACAGAGGTACTCGCCAATTATGATCATAAGCATCTAAACCAGCAACATCCGGTTTTTGCAGGCAACCCGCATTTGCAACCGACATGTGAAAACATCACTATTGAGATTTGGCAACGGCTTGAACCTTCTCTGCCAGATGGAATGTTGCATAGGGTACGTCTCTACGAAAGTGCTACGAATTTTGCTGACTATCATGGAGAAGGACCGGTGGTTTATCTTACCAAAGTTTACGATTTTAGTTCTGCCCATCGTTTGCACAGTCATGTTCTCAGTGATGAAGAGAACCGAGATATCTTTGGAAAGTGTAACAATCCCGCAGGTCATGGGCATAACTATGTTCTTGAAGTTACCGTAAAGGGCGATGTGGATCCAAGAACTGGGTTGGTTGCGGGGCTGGATTTTCTCGATGAAGTCGTTCAGAAGCAGGTTTACACACGATTTGATTACAAACACCTGAATCTCGACACCCCTGAATTTGAAAAACTTAATCCGACTTCGGAGAACTTCGTCAAAGTGATATGGGATGTACTGGAACCGAATTTGCGTCCCGTGGCTTTATACCGTCTACGTTTGCGAGAAACGCCAAAGAATCATTTCGACTACTACGGCGAATAA